One Novipirellula galeiformis DNA window includes the following coding sequences:
- a CDS encoding thiamine phosphate synthase has protein sequence MTILTNQATYRILDASINRATEGLRTLEEYARFALDDAEISGELKSIRHDLTTVTNQHLDRLRLIEARDTPGDVGTAIGEAAEYQRASVQAVIAAASSRIAQSLRVIEEYGKTIDANFAAQVEQIRYRHYQMAAALELQAFKATRASQLAAAQLYLLMDGGESEDQFVASIEQLAAAGVDIFQLRAPELDDRTLYERACVGAAVAKKHGRLFIVNDRVDIAVAADADGVHVGQEELPAAAARAILGARRLLGISTHSIEQARQAVDDGADYIGCGPVFTSRTKQFDRYVGPAFLNQVSGSIHLPAFAIGGIDEHNVAKVIETGCHRIAVSGAIRDAEDPVHAAEALKQCLMQAG, from the coding sequence ATGACCATCCTAACTAATCAAGCGACCTATCGTATCCTGGATGCGTCCATCAATCGAGCGACCGAGGGACTTCGCACGCTCGAAGAGTATGCTCGTTTCGCGCTGGACGATGCTGAAATCAGCGGCGAATTGAAGTCGATTCGCCACGATTTAACGACCGTGACCAACCAACATCTCGATCGTCTGAGGCTGATCGAGGCTCGCGATACCCCAGGGGACGTGGGCACCGCGATTGGGGAGGCCGCCGAATACCAACGCGCTTCGGTCCAGGCGGTGATCGCAGCCGCCTCGTCGCGTATCGCACAATCGTTGCGCGTGATCGAAGAGTACGGTAAAACCATCGACGCCAATTTTGCGGCCCAGGTGGAACAAATCCGCTATCGCCATTACCAGATGGCTGCCGCTTTAGAATTGCAAGCGTTCAAGGCCACGCGAGCCAGCCAGCTCGCCGCGGCCCAGCTTTACCTGCTAATGGATGGGGGTGAGTCGGAGGATCAATTCGTCGCGTCGATCGAGCAACTCGCTGCGGCCGGTGTCGATATTTTCCAGCTCCGCGCCCCCGAACTCGATGACCGCACCCTCTACGAGCGAGCGTGCGTGGGCGCGGCGGTCGCAAAAAAACACGGGCGTTTGTTCATCGTCAACGACCGCGTGGATATCGCGGTTGCGGCCGATGCCGATGGGGTCCACGTGGGACAAGAGGAATTGCCCGCCGCCGCCGCGCGAGCGATCCTGGGCGCTCGTCGCTTGCTCGGCATTTCCACTCACTCGATCGAACAAGCTCGCCAAGCGGTCGATGACGGTGCCGATTACATCGGTTGTGGCCCCGTTTTCACTAGCCGCACGAAGCAGTTTGATCGTTACGTTGGCCCTGCCTTCTTGAACCAGGTCTCCGGTTCGATCCACTTGCCCGCGTTCGCGATCGGTGGCATTGACGAGCACAACGTGGCGAAGGTGATCGAAACCGGTTGCCATCGCATCGCTGTTAGCGGTGCGATCCGCGATGCGGAGGATCCCGTGCATGCCGCGGAAGCGTTAAAGCAATGTTTGATGCAGGCGGGCTAA
- a CDS encoding protein-tyrosine phosphatase family protein, protein MQEIEVGQLWVGHAMDTRDPHSLFDLGIRAVVDLAYEEPPTPLPRQLIYCRFPILDGAGNDAIVLQLALQTIVDLLRSGHRTLVACSAGMSRSPTLTAFALATFRGETPEAVLQRIAASRALEVKGPLWNEVAALFSKIR, encoded by the coding sequence ATGCAAGAAATTGAGGTCGGTCAACTATGGGTCGGTCACGCGATGGACACTCGCGATCCACATTCGTTGTTTGATCTGGGAATCCGAGCGGTGGTGGATCTCGCCTATGAAGAGCCTCCCACCCCGCTGCCTCGACAGCTGATCTATTGTCGGTTTCCGATTCTCGACGGGGCTGGCAATGATGCCATCGTCCTCCAACTCGCCCTCCAAACGATCGTGGACCTACTTCGCTCAGGGCATCGCACGTTGGTCGCTTGCTCCGCGGGGATGTCTCGTTCACCGACGCTCACAGCCTTCGCGTTGGCCACCTTTCGCGGAGAGACGCCCGAAGCGGTTCTGCAGCGGATTGCTGCATCGCGAGCCTTGGAGGTGAAGGGGCCACTTTGGAATGAAGTCGCAGCCCTCTTTTCCAAAATTCGCTAG
- a CDS encoding monovalent cation/H+ antiporter complex subunit F produces the protein MTHTLLLLVVVLLASMIAGLVRVVRGPTASDRMLAAQLMGTTGVAVILLLSEATSRPALLDVALVFALLAAVTGIAFVQRYQAMETGE, from the coding sequence ATGACGCATACGTTGTTGCTGCTTGTGGTGGTGTTATTGGCAAGCATGATTGCGGGACTCGTCCGCGTGGTGCGTGGGCCCACGGCCTCGGATCGAATGCTGGCAGCACAGTTGATGGGCACGACGGGAGTCGCCGTTATCTTGTTGCTTTCCGAAGCGACCTCGCGACCGGCATTGCTGGATGTGGCGTTGGTGTTCGCGTTGTTGGCCGCGGTTACCGGAATCGCATTTGTCCAGCGTTATCAGGCAATGGAAACGGGTGAGTAG
- a CDS encoding sugar phosphate isomerase/epimerase family protein has protein sequence MKCNRRVAIGSVVAGLAARWAYADDNGATSKQESVWGPLCVFAKPLQMLSFSELADLLVDQKWDGIEATVREGGQVDPSKVDQQLPKLVEALAAKEKRVVLFASDINSVEQPLTESTLRAAAKLGVRYYRMSYYRYDLSRPILPQLDQFTRQVEQLVALNRELGMTALYQNHAGTRYCGAGMWDLYRIAADQPKQQLAVAFDIRHATVEAGLSWPVHWSMLREHVGALYCKDFRWDQAKVENVPLGLGLVPDSFYAGLRKDPIEGIPVSVHMEYIDHRDPEKAAQRIQAVADDRQAIRRLLGV, from the coding sequence TTGAAATGTAATCGACGCGTCGCGATTGGTTCCGTCGTTGCGGGCTTGGCAGCTCGCTGGGCCTACGCCGACGATAACGGAGCCACATCGAAACAGGAATCGGTGTGGGGACCGCTGTGTGTCTTTGCCAAACCGCTGCAGATGCTGAGCTTTTCAGAATTGGCCGATCTGTTGGTCGATCAGAAATGGGACGGGATCGAGGCGACGGTCCGCGAGGGAGGCCAAGTCGATCCGTCGAAAGTCGATCAGCAGTTGCCCAAGTTGGTCGAGGCGCTGGCCGCCAAAGAGAAACGCGTTGTCTTGTTCGCCAGCGACATCAACAGCGTCGAGCAACCGTTGACCGAGTCGACCTTGCGGGCTGCGGCCAAATTGGGCGTCCGCTACTATCGCATGTCGTATTACCGGTACGACCTTAGCCGCCCGATCCTGCCTCAGCTGGATCAGTTCACGCGTCAGGTCGAGCAATTGGTCGCGCTCAATCGCGAACTGGGAATGACCGCGTTGTACCAAAACCACGCTGGCACGCGGTACTGCGGCGCGGGGATGTGGGATCTGTATCGGATCGCTGCCGATCAGCCCAAACAACAATTGGCCGTTGCCTTTGACATCCGCCACGCAACGGTGGAAGCAGGCCTTTCCTGGCCCGTGCACTGGAGCATGCTCCGCGAACATGTTGGCGCGTTGTACTGCAAAGATTTTCGTTGGGATCAAGCGAAGGTAGAGAATGTGCCGCTAGGATTGGGGCTGGTTCCCGATAGCTTTTATGCTGGGCTGCGAAAGGACCCGATCGAGGGAATCCCCGTCTCGGTCCATATGGAATACATCGATCATCGTGACCCTGAGAAGGCTGCCCAACGTATCCAAGCCGTCGCCGACGACCGTCAAGCGATCCGGCGACTGCTAGGTGTTTGA
- a CDS encoding complex I subunit 5 family protein, giving the protein MTPELAMVGLITLPLAAGIIAFVVRRVAVVLTIVVASVQIVLAGHLAHSVFYQGRLRYEVGGWGAPLGIDLYVDGLSALMLLMTALVGLAIVVYSPSYFAHPRSHHSGEYFWPLCLFLFASLNALFLAGDLFNLYVTLELLTLTAVALIGLAGTVDALAAALRYLIVAVTASLFFLLGVALLYSSYGTVDLHLLATKFQFDLPSRCSIVLIAVGLLLKTALFPLHYWLPPAHAAAPSPASALLSGLVLKSSFYVLLRLWFDVFPYADLRLVGHLLGVLGATAILWGSIQAIRQTHLKLLVAYSTVAQIGYLFLVFSLTVETTMAWSGAVLFAASHSLAKAAAFLAAGSLKYAHDSDRIDELAGAAQRQPVTIFAFAIAGVGLMGLPPSGGFLAKWMLLNSAVTSGRWGYALVMLSGGVLAAIYVFRVVAKSFENIDPIASCPVATRPISPWMQWTPLALAVASLALGVLAYLPLGLLEIGAPFSPTSGGGTP; this is encoded by the coding sequence ATGACGCCTGAACTTGCGATGGTCGGACTAATCACGTTGCCGCTGGCCGCAGGTATCATTGCGTTTGTCGTGCGCCGAGTTGCGGTGGTGCTGACGATCGTCGTGGCGAGCGTGCAAATTGTGCTGGCGGGCCACCTCGCACATTCGGTGTTTTACCAGGGGAGACTGCGGTACGAAGTCGGTGGTTGGGGGGCACCGCTAGGGATTGACTTGTATGTGGACGGTCTGAGCGCATTGATGTTACTGATGACGGCGTTGGTGGGACTGGCCATCGTCGTATACTCACCTTCGTACTTCGCGCACCCTCGCAGCCACCACTCAGGCGAGTACTTTTGGCCGTTGTGCCTATTTTTGTTCGCGTCGCTCAACGCGTTGTTTCTGGCCGGAGACTTATTCAATCTGTATGTGACCTTGGAATTGCTGACGTTGACGGCGGTCGCATTGATCGGTTTGGCAGGCACCGTCGATGCGTTGGCAGCTGCGCTGCGGTACTTGATCGTAGCGGTTACCGCATCGCTATTCTTTTTGCTGGGGGTGGCGCTACTCTACAGCAGCTATGGAACGGTCGATCTGCATCTGTTGGCGACGAAGTTTCAATTCGACTTGCCGAGCCGTTGTTCGATCGTTTTGATTGCCGTCGGATTGTTATTGAAAACGGCCTTGTTTCCGCTTCACTATTGGTTGCCGCCGGCCCATGCGGCCGCGCCCTCCCCGGCCAGTGCTCTGTTGTCAGGTTTGGTGCTGAAATCTTCGTTTTACGTGTTGCTACGGCTGTGGTTCGATGTCTTTCCCTACGCGGACTTGCGATTGGTAGGTCACTTGCTCGGTGTCCTCGGTGCGACTGCGATTCTGTGGGGTTCGATCCAAGCGATTCGCCAAACGCATTTGAAGCTGCTGGTCGCCTATTCGACGGTTGCTCAGATCGGGTATCTGTTTCTAGTCTTCTCGCTAACTGTGGAAACGACCATGGCATGGAGTGGTGCGGTGCTCTTCGCAGCGTCGCATTCATTGGCAAAAGCGGCCGCGTTTTTGGCGGCGGGGTCATTGAAGTACGCTCACGACAGTGACCGCATCGACGAACTGGCGGGGGCGGCTCAGCGACAACCCGTGACGATCTTTGCCTTCGCGATCGCCGGCGTCGGTCTGATGGGATTGCCGCCCAGTGGCGGGTTCCTCGCCAAGTGGATGCTGTTGAATTCCGCTGTCACGTCGGGGCGATGGGGTTACGCCTTGGTGATGCTCAGCGGGGGCGTGCTGGCCGCGATCTACGTGTTTCGCGTGGTCGCCAAGTCGTTTGAAAACATCGATCCGATCGCGTCCTGTCCGGTCGCAACGCGTCCGATCTCGCCTTGGATGCAATGGACGCCGCTGGCGCTGGCCGTCGCCTCGCTTGCCTTGGGCGTACTGGCCTATCTGCCACTGGGGTTACTGGAAATCGGGGCGCCGTTTTCGCCAACGAGTGGCGGAGGCACGCCATGA
- a CDS encoding universal stress protein, with translation MQGRAQMTESEIPGYIQEESERHQALLDVLIEKHTDGAAQVHMVKGIASSAIPEMGKAQKADLLVMGTVCRTGIPVFFIGNTAEKILDEIDRSVLTVKPATF, from the coding sequence ATGCAGGGACGAGCACAAATGACGGAGTCAGAGATTCCCGGGTACATTCAAGAGGAGTCGGAGCGGCATCAGGCACTTTTGGATGTCTTGATAGAGAAACACACGGACGGTGCGGCACAGGTTCACATGGTCAAAGGAATTGCCTCGTCCGCGATCCCTGAAATGGGCAAGGCCCAGAAAGCCGACTTGCTCGTGATGGGAACGGTGTGCCGGACCGGCATCCCAGTTTTCTTCATCGGGAATACCGCGGAAAAGATACTCGATGAAATCGACCGTTCCGTGTTGACCGTCAAACCAGCGACGTTTTAG
- a CDS encoding cation:proton antiporter subunit C, producing MTIATLYAVCGVMLFGIGFYGVVICRHLLRKVISLNLMGSGTFLVLVALAHRTPDGQPDSVPHAMVLTGLVVSVSATALALASLRRFHRETQRTELSLHAERRGTDDA from the coding sequence GTGACGATTGCCACTCTGTATGCCGTTTGTGGAGTCATGCTGTTTGGCATCGGGTTCTATGGCGTCGTCATCTGCCGACATTTGCTCCGTAAAGTGATTTCATTGAATCTGATGGGCAGTGGCACGTTCCTTGTCCTTGTCGCGTTGGCTCATCGGACTCCCGATGGACAGCCCGATTCGGTGCCGCACGCGATGGTGTTAACCGGGCTGGTCGTTTCGGTCAGTGCGACGGCGCTCGCATTGGCGTCGCTTCGTCGCTTTCACCGCGAGACTCAGCGGACCGAACTTTCCCTGCATGCGGAAAGGCGGGGAACGGATGACGCCTGA
- a CDS encoding SGNH/GDSL hydrolase family protein — translation MIATVVFASAVVSAERPDVNSAKTKPTPNRKPTVKKVNPAFAPPVEIAGLPNVLLIGDSISIGYMLDVRNQLEGVANVYRPAANCGPTTRGLASLDAWLGDRKWDVIHFNFGLHDLKYIGPKGQSLADPNAATSHHQVPIDQYAANLKKIAERLKATGATVIWQETTPVPDGSAGRVAGDAKRYNEAAAKVLAELGGIQTDAMYAFAVAHADLQRKANVHYTAAGSKKLAEQVTKSVRSVLEKK, via the coding sequence ATGATAGCGACTGTCGTGTTTGCTTCCGCGGTGGTGTCAGCGGAGCGGCCCGATGTCAATTCAGCCAAGACGAAACCGACCCCGAATCGTAAACCAACCGTTAAAAAGGTGAACCCGGCATTCGCGCCGCCGGTGGAGATCGCCGGGCTGCCAAATGTGTTGTTGATCGGAGATTCGATCTCGATCGGTTACATGCTCGACGTTCGCAACCAGCTCGAGGGGGTCGCCAATGTCTATCGCCCCGCGGCGAATTGTGGGCCGACGACCCGCGGGCTGGCCTCGCTCGACGCTTGGTTGGGGGATCGCAAATGGGACGTCATTCACTTCAATTTTGGGCTTCATGATCTGAAATACATCGGTCCAAAAGGGCAAAGTTTGGCGGATCCCAACGCCGCGACCAGCCATCACCAAGTGCCGATCGACCAATACGCGGCCAATTTGAAGAAGATCGCGGAGCGACTCAAAGCGACCGGAGCGACGGTGATTTGGCAAGAAACGACGCCGGTCCCCGACGGCTCGGCCGGACGTGTCGCTGGCGATGCGAAACGTTACAATGAAGCCGCTGCGAAGGTGCTCGCCGAGCTCGGCGGCATCCAAACCGATGCGATGTATGCATTCGCCGTGGCACACGCAGACTTACAACGAAAAGCGAATGTCCATTACACTGCCGCCGGATCGAAGAAGTTAGCCGAGCAAGTGACGAAGTCGGTACGCAGCGTGTTGGAAAAAAAGTAG
- a CDS encoding MnhB domain-containing protein, protein MSQPPPVALINIAFAIVVAAMIGILGIAIFSLPSEAVGLSGAVEAELDQAGAKNPVTAVLLNFRGYDTMLEIVVLLLAVIGTRVLTTADASLEVERNRSVNPVLLGFIRILAPVMIVVAGYLLWVGGHAPGGAFQAAAVLAAMGVLLKLGGVPWTRNLSQRGERLLLVAGLAVFLVVATAVMLTSQRNLLQYPPSAAKTLILLIESAAAVSIAAILLALFGSGTLRETQSPVPRDEIPRDEAAP, encoded by the coding sequence ATGAGCCAACCGCCCCCCGTAGCACTCATCAACATTGCGTTTGCCATCGTCGTCGCGGCGATGATTGGCATCCTGGGGATCGCGATCTTCAGCCTGCCAAGCGAAGCGGTCGGGTTGTCCGGGGCGGTGGAAGCTGAACTTGACCAGGCCGGTGCCAAGAACCCGGTCACCGCGGTGCTGTTGAACTTTCGCGGCTACGACACGATGTTGGAGATCGTGGTGTTGTTGCTGGCCGTGATCGGTACACGCGTATTGACCACTGCCGATGCGTCGCTTGAGGTCGAGCGAAACCGATCCGTCAATCCGGTGCTGCTCGGTTTCATTCGCATCCTTGCACCCGTGATGATTGTCGTTGCCGGATATCTGCTGTGGGTTGGTGGACACGCACCGGGCGGCGCCTTTCAAGCAGCCGCGGTGTTGGCCGCGATGGGCGTGCTGTTGAAACTTGGTGGCGTGCCGTGGACGCGAAACCTATCCCAGCGCGGCGAGCGACTTCTGCTGGTGGCGGGGCTGGCCGTATTTCTCGTCGTGGCGACCGCAGTCATGCTGACAAGCCAGCGAAACCTGTTGCAGTATCCGCCCTCGGCAGCCAAGACGCTGATTCTGTTGATTGAATCGGCAGCCGCCGTTTCGATCGCTGCGATCTTGCTGGCACTGTTTGGCTCCGGAACGCTTCGAGAAACGCAATCGCCTGTGCCCCGCGACGAGATTCCCCGCGACGAGGCTGCGCCGTGA
- a CDS encoding cation:proton antiporter, which translates to MGSGNVFYEFALLLAAAGVLGFVAHWLKQPLIVAFIAVGILVGPAGLKWVSIGSEIDLLAKTGIALLLFTVGLKLDLNVIRTMGPVSLATGLGQVTFTSVIGYLLCLVMGFSHLASLYVAVALTFSSTIIIVKLLSDKREIDSLHGRIAIGFLIVQDLVVVLVMIALTAFGASTGVHWVQGISLVVVKGIGLLVAVGLLMRYVLPKLYHHAARSAELLTTLAIGWAVALAAIGDWLGFSKEVGAFLAGVSLAGLPHREALGSRLIGLRDFLLLFFFVDLGAHLKLSLLGSQLLPSLALSLFVLVGNPLIVIIIMGRMGYRKRTGFLAGLTVAQISEFSLMLGALGKDLGHISGEVLGLITLVGLITITLSTYLILYSHPLYDWLAPFMSWSEKKNPFREVELETTVEPSRGFDTIVFGLGRFGNHLSRELTERGQRVLGVDFDPDVVHRLRESGHSVVYGDAEDPEFASTLPLSHTRWVVSSVPQVSVNLALVHALSRYGYTGSIAATAHNERDASTLSNARVNLILLPFSDAAKEAIDQLGESEPRKSVAGSPQSRTNEPFDDHDAHP; encoded by the coding sequence TTGGGATCTGGAAACGTCTTTTACGAGTTTGCGCTATTGCTGGCGGCAGCCGGTGTTCTGGGCTTTGTTGCGCATTGGCTCAAACAACCGTTGATTGTCGCCTTCATCGCGGTTGGAATCCTAGTCGGACCGGCGGGCTTGAAATGGGTTTCCATCGGCAGCGAAATCGACCTGCTGGCGAAGACCGGCATTGCACTGTTGTTGTTCACGGTCGGCTTAAAGTTGGACTTGAACGTGATTCGCACGATGGGGCCCGTGTCGCTAGCCACCGGCTTGGGACAGGTGACGTTCACGTCGGTGATTGGCTACTTGCTCTGCCTTGTCATGGGGTTTTCGCATCTGGCCTCGCTCTACGTGGCCGTTGCGTTGACGTTCTCCAGCACGATCATCATCGTCAAATTGTTGTCGGACAAACGCGAGATTGACTCGTTGCATGGACGCATTGCCATCGGTTTTTTGATCGTCCAAGACTTGGTGGTGGTCTTGGTGATGATCGCGCTGACCGCGTTCGGGGCCAGCACCGGCGTCCACTGGGTGCAGGGCATCTCGTTGGTCGTTGTCAAAGGAATCGGTTTGCTGGTCGCCGTCGGTCTGCTGATGCGTTACGTGCTGCCGAAGCTGTATCATCATGCGGCTCGTTCGGCCGAATTACTGACGACGCTAGCGATCGGGTGGGCGGTCGCGCTGGCGGCGATCGGTGATTGGCTGGGGTTCAGCAAAGAGGTCGGTGCGTTCTTAGCAGGTGTGTCGCTTGCTGGGTTGCCGCACCGGGAAGCTCTCGGGTCGCGTCTGATCGGCCTACGCGACTTCTTGCTGCTGTTCTTCTTTGTCGATCTAGGTGCCCATCTCAAACTCAGTTTGCTCGGATCGCAACTGCTGCCGTCGCTGGCTCTATCGTTGTTCGTGCTGGTCGGCAATCCGCTGATCGTGATCATCATTATGGGACGGATGGGGTACCGAAAACGAACGGGCTTCCTGGCCGGATTGACGGTCGCCCAGATCAGCGAGTTTTCCTTGATGCTTGGTGCACTGGGAAAAGACCTCGGGCATATATCCGGTGAAGTCTTGGGGCTGATCACACTCGTGGGCTTGATCACGATCACACTGTCTACCTACCTGATTCTCTACTCGCACCCGTTGTATGACTGGCTTGCTCCCTTCATGTCCTGGTCCGAGAAGAAAAATCCGTTTCGCGAAGTTGAACTGGAAACGACCGTCGAGCCCTCACGAGGTTTTGACACGATCGTGTTTGGTCTGGGGCGTTTTGGGAATCATCTTTCTCGCGAACTGACCGAGCGAGGGCAACGTGTGTTGGGAGTCGACTTTGATCCCGATGTGGTGCATCGGCTCCGCGAGTCGGGACACTCGGTCGTCTACGGCGATGCGGAAGACCCCGAGTTTGCATCGACGCTGCCGCTCTCGCACACGCGTTGGGTGGTCAGTTCGGTGCCGCAGGTTTCGGTCAATCTCGCCTTAGTGCACGCGTTGTCTCGCTATGGCTATACCGGATCGATCGCCGCGACCGCGCACAACGAACGTGACGCCTCTACATTAAGCAATGCAAGAGTCAACTTGATCCTGCTGCCATTCTCGGACGCCGCCAAAGAAGCCATCGACCAACTCGGCGAATCGGAGCCGAGGAAATCTGTCGCCGGATCACCGCAAAGCAGGACCAATGAGCCGTTCGACGACCACGACGCTCATCCCTAA
- a CDS encoding Na+/H+ antiporter subunit E has protein sequence MRFMVTLIVLAGLWASLTEASGDSWIVGGPVVLAASLFAVHLASEDRWRWSVMGLFAFGPHFVRSSIVGGIDVAWRSMHPRLPIDPQMIAYPLRLPAGTSRTFFMNVVNLLPGTVSVDVRKDVLSVHVINVNPPVQRELRTLEDAVASMFAIRLNPLGEQGESV, from the coding sequence ATGAGATTCATGGTGACATTGATCGTTTTGGCCGGTTTATGGGCATCGCTAACCGAGGCGAGCGGCGATTCGTGGATCGTCGGTGGCCCCGTCGTTTTGGCAGCATCGCTATTTGCGGTGCACTTGGCGTCTGAGGATCGCTGGCGGTGGTCCGTTATGGGCTTGTTCGCGTTCGGCCCCCATTTCGTCCGCTCGTCGATTGTGGGCGGGATCGACGTCGCTTGGCGGTCGATGCACCCGCGTTTGCCCATTGATCCACAGATGATCGCGTACCCATTACGTTTGCCCGCCGGTACGTCGCGAACGTTCTTTATGAACGTGGTGAACCTGTTGCCGGGAACGGTCAGTGTGGACGTTCGCAAGGATGTACTTTCCGTGCACGTGATTAATGTCAATCCGCCGGTGCAGCGGGAACTGAGAACTCTGGAAGACGCCGTTGCAAGCATGTTTGCCATCCGGCTCAATCCGCTTGGCGAGCAGGGAGAGAGCGTATGA
- the mnhG gene encoding monovalent cation/H(+) antiporter subunit G: MSILDITSIVLIATGCLFFIAGSVGMLRLPDVFTRLHATTKADNVGLGLLVMGLLLRSGSIFIASKLVLIWMLVLVAGATTCHLIARSAVRRGERPWSKR; the protein is encoded by the coding sequence ATGAGCATCCTCGACATTACGTCCATCGTCTTGATCGCAACCGGTTGTCTGTTCTTCATCGCGGGCAGCGTCGGCATGTTGCGTCTTCCCGATGTGTTCACGCGGCTACACGCGACGACGAAAGCCGACAATGTCGGTTTGGGGCTATTGGTGATGGGGTTATTGCTGCGATCGGGATCGATATTCATCGCGTCCAAGCTGGTGTTGATCTGGATGCTAGTTTTGGTCGCAGGCGCAACGACGTGCCACTTGATTGCGAGGTCGGCAGTACGCCGTGGCGAGCGACCGTGGAGTAAGCGATGA
- a CDS encoding Na(+)/H(+) antiporter subunit B — MNSLLWILDITLCGSLIWLACQTLATADLFKAIVLFIMLGLVMALAWARLDAPDIALAEAAIGAGLTGALLLSTLAAITKPPAPRTPSEKTEVDA, encoded by the coding sequence ATGAACAGTCTGTTGTGGATTTTGGACATCACGCTGTGCGGAAGCCTGATTTGGTTGGCATGCCAGACGCTTGCCACTGCCGATCTATTCAAGGCGATTGTGCTGTTCATCATGCTGGGCCTCGTCATGGCTTTGGCTTGGGCGCGGCTCGACGCCCCTGATATTGCGTTGGCCGAAGCGGCGATTGGTGCGGGGTTGACCGGAGCCTTGTTGCTTTCGACGTTGGCGGCAATCACGAAGCCTCCTGCCCCGAGGACGCCGTCCGAGAAGACGGAGGTTGATGCATGA